One genomic region from Spirosoma sp. KCTC 42546 encodes:
- a CDS encoding peptidoglycan recognition family protein — protein MNYLLSILSVTFLLLVNSCARPTFRLIDKPIIFDDERKQLSLEYLAKRHGIQQQEPFIKPKMIVLHWTAVPTLEATFDVFNPSVLPGRPDLQVASRLNTSVPFLVDRDGTIFRLLPDTTFARHCIGLNYCAIGIENIGNNDLTKAQMKANVQLVRYLKRRYKGIDYLIGHYEYKDFIGTPLWKETDPNYLTSKIDPGKSFMRKVRSRVKDLNLKGSPILLQ, from the coding sequence GTGAACTATCTTCTTTCTATCCTTTCCGTTACCTTCCTTCTACTAGTAAATTCCTGCGCCAGGCCGACCTTTCGACTAATAGATAAGCCTATCATTTTTGATGATGAGCGAAAGCAACTATCACTTGAGTACTTAGCGAAACGGCATGGTATTCAACAACAGGAACCATTTATCAAGCCCAAAATGATTGTGTTGCACTGGACAGCCGTGCCAACACTTGAAGCAACTTTCGATGTATTCAACCCATCGGTATTACCCGGTCGACCCGATCTTCAGGTTGCCAGTCGCCTGAATACGTCGGTCCCATTTCTGGTTGATCGGGATGGTACCATTTTTCGATTACTTCCCGATACAACTTTTGCGCGCCATTGTATTGGTCTGAATTACTGTGCCATTGGTATCGAAAATATTGGCAATAATGACCTGACCAAAGCGCAGATGAAAGCCAACGTGCAACTGGTTCGTTATCTGAAACGTCGCTACAAAGGCATTGACTACCTGATTGGTCATTATGAGTATAAAGACTTTATTGGTACACCACTCTGGAAAGAAACAGACCCGAATTATCTGACCAGCAAAATCGATCCTGGCAAATCATTCATGCGGAAAGTCAGGAGTCGGGTAAAAGACCTAAATCTGAAGGGTAGTCCAATTTTGTTGCAGTAA
- a CDS encoding TolC family protein: MTLKIASYQLLCFSLFWVSASAQTTLTLRQTLQQVRTNSPALRVERLNINAAQADQTTANLRANPVLNNQTLFQLTPTPVMPGADAAGLLSRQRRQFWLQATKEFDIYNKRTYRNRFAEANTNLAVRSVAETERNLLFDAANRYLDAWYARIQLALLQRAKANVDTLVQLNRVRLKDLVITSTDLTRTQLISDQYDIQTRTAQQDLSNRLNELRLVLGTPDSINVAMNDSIIQPNFTIPSRLYPTVNASADSLFRLASTTRTDVQVAEANIESARRNVDLQQVLAKPRNEAGLIWNPQNSVPYAGIFLTIELPVYSRNQGEIQKSRVLQEQAGQAAQLVQTRIRSEVETAYQSFLTSRQNIDRYSIIRRDADRVLASVRYAYLRGATTLIDLLQAQTSWFDTQTAYYQTLYTYRQNYVRLLYATGQINQY; this comes from the coding sequence ATGACGTTAAAAATTGCCTCATATCAACTGTTGTGCTTTAGTCTGTTCTGGGTGTCGGCTTCGGCACAAACTACATTAACCTTACGACAGACTCTTCAACAAGTGCGTACAAATAGCCCAGCTCTAAGAGTTGAACGGCTAAATATAAATGCAGCTCAGGCTGATCAAACGACGGCCAACCTCCGCGCTAATCCTGTTCTGAATAACCAGACGCTGTTTCAATTAACGCCTACGCCCGTTATGCCTGGAGCCGATGCCGCCGGTTTATTAAGTCGGCAGCGACGGCAATTCTGGTTGCAGGCTACCAAAGAATTCGACATTTATAATAAGCGTACCTACCGGAATCGGTTTGCCGAAGCCAACACGAACCTGGCCGTTCGGAGTGTGGCCGAAACTGAACGCAATTTACTGTTCGATGCCGCGAATCGCTATCTCGACGCCTGGTATGCCCGTATCCAGTTGGCCCTATTGCAACGGGCAAAAGCGAACGTGGATACACTGGTTCAATTAAATAGAGTCCGCCTTAAAGATTTAGTCATCACCAGTACCGATCTGACCCGAACACAACTGATTTCGGATCAATATGACATTCAGACGCGTACGGCGCAACAGGATCTTAGTAATCGGTTAAACGAATTACGCTTAGTGCTCGGCACTCCCGACAGCATCAACGTAGCCATGAACGATTCCATTATTCAGCCCAACTTCACGATCCCATCCCGGCTGTACCCAACCGTGAATGCCTCGGCGGATAGTTTGTTTCGATTGGCTTCTACAACCCGAACGGATGTACAGGTAGCCGAAGCAAATATCGAATCGGCCCGTAGAAACGTAGATTTACAACAGGTACTAGCGAAGCCTCGAAACGAAGCGGGTTTGATCTGGAACCCACAAAATTCCGTTCCCTACGCCGGTATATTTCTAACGATTGAATTACCCGTCTACAGTCGTAATCAGGGTGAAATTCAGAAGTCCAGGGTCTTACAGGAACAGGCCGGGCAGGCAGCCCAATTGGTACAAACCCGAATCCGATCCGAAGTGGAAACGGCTTACCAATCGTTTTTGACCAGTAGGCAGAACATTGACCGGTACTCAATTATCCGACGCGATGCCGACCGGGTATTGGCCTCTGTCCGCTACGCCTATTTGCGGGGTGCCACTACCCTGATTGACCTGCTCCAGGCCCAGACTTCCTGGTTCGATACCCAAACGGCTTATTATCAAACGCTTTATACCTACCGTCAAAATTACGTTCGACTGCTGTACGCAACCGGACAGATTAATCAGTATTAA
- a CDS encoding efflux RND transporter periplasmic adaptor subunit — protein MNVRLLVIGLAFLTLACQEKPKSVVKSIPRPTISTDGSRLTFPDAVMMRSFPTQPARLAAIRTDFSAPGHVAAMVVRSVETPSERLVLFDDPGLSDNYTAILQHRNNIQTQKGNLDRVKDLQAHGAASGKEVIEAQTQLANEEAAIISDEATLKLAGFDPKALRLARPNTILVVCEIPENQFGSIRQGLVCSLNFTAFPNERFVGRIDNVNDYVDNTTRQIKLRISVANPDGRLKAGMFATVQFGVTEGKFMTASRDAVVTVQGRDYVFVKTGPQAIERRAVQLGQQRDDRVVVQSGLKENDQVVTENVLQLKGLSFGY, from the coding sequence ATGAATGTTCGTCTATTAGTAATCGGGCTGGCGTTTCTGACACTGGCTTGTCAGGAAAAGCCTAAGTCGGTGGTTAAGTCGATACCACGCCCGACAATCAGCACCGACGGTAGTCGGCTTACGTTTCCCGACGCCGTGATGATGCGTTCTTTTCCAACGCAACCTGCCCGCCTGGCTGCTATCCGTACTGATTTTTCGGCTCCAGGTCATGTAGCCGCAATGGTGGTGCGTTCCGTTGAAACCCCCTCCGAACGATTGGTACTGTTCGATGATCCGGGTTTATCGGATAACTACACCGCTATTTTACAACACCGGAACAACATTCAAACCCAGAAAGGAAACCTGGACCGGGTAAAGGATTTACAGGCCCACGGGGCAGCATCGGGTAAGGAAGTGATTGAAGCGCAGACTCAATTGGCCAACGAAGAGGCAGCCATTATCTCAGACGAAGCCACGCTTAAACTCGCTGGCTTTGACCCGAAGGCGCTCCGTCTAGCACGTCCAAACACAATCCTCGTCGTTTGCGAAATACCTGAAAATCAATTTGGTAGTATTCGGCAGGGGCTGGTCTGCTCGCTCAATTTTACCGCCTTCCCAAACGAGCGATTTGTGGGACGCATCGACAATGTTAATGACTACGTGGATAACACCACTCGTCAAATTAAACTCCGTATCTCGGTAGCCAACCCGGATGGACGCCTGAAGGCGGGCATGTTTGCCACCGTTCAGTTTGGGGTTACAGAAGGAAAATTTATGACGGCCTCGCGCGATGCGGTCGTAACCGTACAAGGCCGCGATTATGTATTTGTAAAAACGGGGCCGCAAGCTATCGAGCGTAGAGCCGTACAACTCGGTCAGCAACGCGATGATCGGGTTGTGGTTCAAAGTGGCCTGAAGGAAAACGATCAGGTTGTAACGGAAAATGTACTGCAACTGAAGGGATTAAGCTTTGGGTATTGA
- a CDS encoding efflux RND transporter permease subunit — protein sequence MIQKLITFSLKNRWIVVGLAVAVMGLGLWCFKLLKIEAYPDIADTNVIVIAKYDGRAAEEVEQQVTIPLERVLNSVPHVTDRRSRTIFGLSVVQLNFDETVTDYFARQQVIERLSGAQLPDGVSPELAPLTTAVGEIYRYVIEAPASMTPMQLRDLQDWVIIPQLLQVPGLADVTTFGGPIKQFQVIPDPAKLRKYDLTLQDVIDAVQKNNQNTGGNVIARGGQGFAVRGLGALKTPDDVQHIVLKANEGVPVLLRDVASVEINPPSPSGILGYRIPDENLDVIGATEGIVLLRRGENPSEVLELLKDKIADLEARELPKGVHLRVLYDRGFLIDHSLETVAHTLIEGISIVAILLVLFLGSLRAALVVTVTIPFSLLFAFILMKLVGIPANLLSLGAIDFGIIVDGASVMAEHLIRRYRASGPADRNQGIVNVTARSAGEVAREIFFSVTIIILAYMPILLMQRVEGKLFSPMALTLSFAVIGSLICALTVIPVLISFAFRKVLAPDGKPLKEHKNFLLSPLERGYQWLLKSTLMRSPKIVVGVGMTIVLIMIGFGLKLGTEFLPELDEGSIFMRAFMPSGITIQENAKISPKIRDIISEYKPVSFVITQAGRNDDGTDPFPTDRTEILIGLKDYSTWSDTISKKEIVRSMQGKLQEAFPGAFFSSGQPIIDQVMEIVTGSAADLAISVVGNDLTLMRAKADSIASLVRAMNGAVSVNIEQEGPQDQLAIKINRPAAARYGINVAEIENMIEAAIGGKAIGSIYDEAKRYDIVVRFTPESRGSIDAIRLLQVPSATGALIPMNELADIRYVQGQTNIYRINGKRMVTVRTNIRGRDQGGFVKEISQKVRQHVKIPEGYSVIYGGQYENLERAGGQLVISIPLTIVVVFLFLFMLYGNVRDTLLTLTCLLFALGGGIGALLLRGYNFNVSAGVGFVSIFGISVMAGVLLVSALNRNLINNPKSLLEITIETAQEQFRAIMAIMVVAIIGLVPAAISSGIGSDVQRPLATVIIGGLTTTLLFAPLIIPPLFYLVNRKRPRPTPLDSTGHHIPEPIEEGTEI from the coding sequence ATGATTCAGAAACTAATAACATTTTCCCTCAAAAATCGCTGGATCGTAGTCGGGCTGGCGGTGGCGGTTATGGGGTTGGGATTGTGGTGCTTCAAACTGCTGAAGATTGAGGCTTATCCCGATATTGCCGATACCAACGTCATTGTGATTGCCAAATACGACGGACGAGCGGCAGAGGAGGTTGAGCAACAGGTTACTATACCACTCGAACGGGTCCTTAACAGCGTCCCACACGTTACGGATCGTCGTTCCCGAACCATTTTTGGCCTATCGGTCGTACAGTTGAATTTCGATGAAACGGTTACCGATTACTTTGCCCGTCAGCAGGTTATCGAACGACTTAGCGGTGCGCAACTTCCCGATGGTGTTTCACCCGAACTAGCTCCGCTTACCACGGCAGTAGGCGAGATTTACCGCTATGTAATTGAAGCCCCAGCCAGTATGACGCCTATGCAACTGCGCGATTTGCAGGACTGGGTCATTATTCCGCAATTACTCCAAGTACCAGGCCTGGCCGACGTAACCACCTTTGGCGGCCCGATTAAGCAGTTTCAGGTTATCCCGGACCCGGCCAAACTCCGGAAATACGATCTGACATTGCAGGATGTGATTGATGCCGTTCAGAAAAACAACCAGAACACGGGTGGTAATGTCATTGCGCGGGGTGGTCAGGGTTTTGCTGTCCGAGGTTTGGGAGCCCTCAAAACCCCCGACGATGTGCAGCATATTGTCCTGAAAGCTAACGAAGGGGTACCCGTGTTACTCCGCGATGTGGCTAGTGTGGAAATCAATCCACCCTCACCATCGGGTATTTTGGGGTATCGAATTCCTGATGAGAATCTGGATGTCATTGGTGCCACCGAAGGAATCGTATTGCTTCGTCGGGGAGAGAACCCTAGTGAAGTACTGGAATTGCTTAAGGATAAAATCGCTGATCTCGAAGCCCGTGAGTTACCCAAAGGCGTGCATTTGCGGGTACTGTATGATCGTGGATTTTTGATCGACCACTCACTCGAAACAGTAGCGCATACGCTTATCGAGGGTATTTCCATCGTGGCTATTCTGCTGGTCTTGTTTTTGGGCAGTTTACGGGCCGCTTTGGTCGTTACCGTTACCATTCCGTTCTCGTTACTGTTTGCCTTTATCCTGATGAAACTGGTGGGTATTCCAGCTAACCTACTCTCATTGGGCGCTATCGACTTCGGGATTATTGTGGATGGTGCTAGTGTCATGGCCGAGCACCTCATAAGGCGCTATCGAGCGTCCGGCCCCGCGGATCGAAACCAGGGTATCGTGAATGTCACGGCTCGGTCGGCGGGGGAAGTGGCCAGAGAAATTTTCTTCTCGGTTACCATCATTATTCTGGCGTATATGCCCATTTTATTGATGCAACGGGTGGAAGGAAAGCTGTTTAGTCCAATGGCCTTGACGCTCTCCTTTGCCGTTATTGGTTCATTAATCTGTGCGCTGACGGTAATACCGGTGCTGATTTCGTTTGCCTTCCGTAAGGTGCTTGCGCCAGATGGTAAGCCGTTGAAAGAACACAAAAACTTTCTGCTGTCGCCCCTGGAACGAGGCTATCAATGGCTCCTGAAATCAACGTTAATGCGGTCACCTAAAATCGTGGTTGGTGTTGGTATGACAATTGTTCTTATTATGATTGGCTTCGGACTAAAACTGGGTACTGAGTTTCTGCCGGAGCTGGACGAGGGGTCTATTTTCATGAGGGCCTTTATGCCATCGGGCATCACGATTCAGGAAAACGCGAAGATTTCGCCCAAAATCAGAGATATCATTAGTGAGTATAAACCGGTCAGTTTTGTTATTACACAGGCCGGTCGCAACGACGATGGCACAGACCCCTTCCCAACAGACCGTACCGAAATTCTGATTGGGTTGAAAGATTACAGCACCTGGTCGGATACGATTTCGAAGAAAGAAATTGTGCGCTCCATGCAGGGAAAATTGCAGGAAGCGTTTCCGGGCGCGTTCTTCTCATCAGGTCAGCCTATTATTGACCAGGTCATGGAAATCGTAACGGGCAGTGCCGCCGATTTAGCTATTTCAGTAGTCGGTAACGACCTGACTTTGATGCGGGCTAAAGCCGACAGCATTGCCAGTCTGGTACGGGCCATGAATGGTGCGGTATCTGTGAACATTGAACAGGAAGGACCTCAGGATCAGCTAGCGATCAAGATTAATCGCCCGGCTGCGGCTCGTTATGGCATCAACGTTGCCGAAATTGAGAACATGATCGAAGCGGCTATTGGCGGAAAAGCCATTGGTTCCATCTATGATGAGGCCAAACGCTACGATATTGTGGTACGCTTCACGCCTGAGAGCCGGGGCAGTATCGACGCCATCCGGTTGTTGCAGGTACCTTCAGCAACGGGCGCGCTGATTCCGATGAATGAACTGGCAGATATTCGCTATGTGCAGGGCCAGACAAACATTTATCGCATCAACGGAAAACGGATGGTTACGGTCCGTACAAATATCCGGGGGCGCGATCAGGGTGGTTTTGTGAAAGAAATCAGCCAGAAGGTACGCCAGCACGTCAAAATTCCCGAAGGCTATAGTGTGATCTATGGCGGCCAATATGAGAATCTAGAGCGAGCTGGTGGTCAATTAGTTATTTCGATTCCCCTGACTATTGTGGTTGTGTTTCTGTTCCTGTTTATGCTGTACGGAAACGTTCGCGATACGCTGCTGACACTCACCTGTTTGCTGTTCGCGCTGGGCGGGGGGATTGGTGCCTTGCTGCTGCGAGGTTACAACTTCAATGTATCAGCGGGTGTGGGATTTGTGTCGATTTTCGGCATTTCGGTGATGGCAGGTGTATTACTCGTATCGGCGCTGAATCGTAACCTGATCAACAATCCGAAGTCGCTGTTAGAAATTACTATCGAGACAGCTCAGGAGCAGTTCCGGGCCATTATGGCCATTATGGTCGTCGCCATTATCGGTCTTGTACCAGCGGCTATTTCGAGCGGTATCGGTTCCGACGTACAACGTCCACTGGCTACAGTGATCATCGGTGGTTTGACAACAACCTTGTTGTTCGCCCCATTGATTATTCCGCCTTTATTTTACCTTGTCAACCGAAAACGGCCTCGCCCAACCCCGCTTGACTCAACCGGCCATCATATTCCAGAGCCTATTGAGGAAGGGACGGAGATTTAG
- a CDS encoding RluA family pseudouridine synthase, with product MKLNFEDLIVFENEDYILINKPPHVASLDERTPDRGGQSIVRMAKAYYPDAQLGHRLDKETSGILAIAKNPEAYRHLAMQFEHREVTKRYHAVTNGVHNFEGISVYLPISPIKDGTAVRIDREKGKVAETIFNTLQAYRTTTLVECMPVTGRMHQIRVHLMCLKAPIVNDATYGGKPVYLSEVKRKFNLKEGTEELPLIHRVALHAHSLTFTLLDGEEQTFVAPYPKDFNVLVKQLEKFA from the coding sequence GTGAAACTGAATTTTGAAGACCTCATTGTTTTTGAGAATGAGGATTATATACTCATCAACAAGCCGCCCCATGTGGCGTCGCTTGATGAGCGGACGCCCGACCGGGGTGGTCAAAGTATTGTACGGATGGCCAAGGCGTACTATCCGGATGCACAGCTTGGCCATCGGTTAGATAAAGAAACCTCGGGTATTCTGGCAATTGCTAAAAATCCGGAAGCTTACCGGCACTTGGCCATGCAGTTCGAGCACCGCGAAGTCACAAAGCGGTATCATGCCGTAACGAACGGGGTGCATAATTTCGAGGGTATATCCGTTTATCTGCCTATTTCTCCGATTAAGGACGGCACGGCTGTGCGGATTGATCGCGAAAAGGGGAAAGTTGCCGAAACGATTTTCAATACCTTACAGGCGTATCGAACAACGACGCTGGTAGAGTGCATGCCCGTTACGGGCCGTATGCACCAGATTCGCGTGCATTTGATGTGCCTGAAAGCGCCGATCGTCAACGATGCAACCTATGGCGGAAAGCCAGTCTATCTATCGGAAGTGAAGCGTAAATTTAATTTAAAGGAAGGTACGGAGGAGCTGCCGCTCATTCACCGTGTTGCCTTACACGCTCATTCCCTGACATTTACACTACTGGATGGCGAAGAGCAAACCTTTGTGGCCCCCTATCCAAAGGATTTTAACGTGCTGGTAAAGCAGTTGGAGAAGTTCGCCTGA
- the rpmB gene encoding 50S ribosomal protein L28, which yields MARVCQITGKRTRTGNNVSHANNKTKRKFFPNLQKKRFFVESTGEWITLRVATSAIKTINKNGLEATLQKAYERGTLSV from the coding sequence ATGGCCAGAGTTTGTCAAATCACAGGAAAGCGCACACGCACGGGGAACAACGTTTCTCACGCTAATAATAAAACCAAACGTAAATTCTTCCCGAACCTGCAAAAGAAGCGGTTCTTCGTTGAATCGACCGGGGAATGGATTACGTTACGAGTGGCTACATCGGCCATTAAGACCATCAACAAAAACGGTCTGGAAGCTACACTTCAGAAGGCTTACGAACGCGGCACGCTGTCCGTATAG
- a CDS encoding DUF5522 domain-containing protein has product MMRSQPPKKKIPHLADDDYYYTPEGYVVFTATYHLKRGYCCQNGCRHCPYGFKKK; this is encoded by the coding sequence ATGATGCGATCTCAACCGCCGAAGAAAAAAATTCCCCATTTGGCGGATGATGACTATTACTACACGCCCGAAGGTTATGTCGTTTTTACGGCAACGTATCACCTCAAACGGGGCTATTGTTGCCAGAACGGATGCCGCCACTGCCCCTATGGATTCAAAAAAAAGTAA
- the rocD gene encoding ornithine--oxo-acid transaminase: MIIEPTEPVSSADKAMELEWHYGAHNYHPIPAVLTRGEGVFVWDVDDKRYFDFLSAYSAVSQGHCHPRIINAMIQQAQRLTLTSRAFYNDKTGLCEKYLCEYFGFDKALIMNSGAEGGETALKLTRKWAYKVKGIPHNQAKVVFAAGNFWGRTLAAISSSTDPSSTNDFGPLLPGYIVIPYDDLTALEDTFKSDPTIAGFMVEPIQGEAGVVVPHEGYLRGVRDLCTQYNVLFIADEVQTGIGRTGKRIACDHEGVKPDLLVLGKALSGGTMPVSAVLTSDEVMLTIKPGEHGSTYGGNPLACVVTMEALQVVEDEKLTENAAAIGEIFRARMSALSQKTELVKSVRGKGLLNAIVITERPDLGEETAWEICLKLKDNGLLTKPTHGDKIRFAPPLVINEEQMHEACDIIEKTILEF; this comes from the coding sequence ATGATAATCGAACCTACAGAACCAGTCTCCTCTGCCGATAAGGCTATGGAACTGGAATGGCATTACGGTGCTCATAATTATCATCCCATTCCGGCGGTATTAACCCGGGGCGAGGGCGTCTTCGTCTGGGATGTAGATGATAAACGGTATTTTGATTTCCTGTCGGCCTACAGTGCCGTCAGTCAGGGACATTGCCATCCACGCATTATCAATGCCATGATCCAGCAGGCACAGCGGTTAACCCTGACATCGCGAGCTTTTTATAACGACAAAACAGGTCTTTGCGAAAAATACCTTTGTGAATACTTCGGCTTCGACAAAGCCCTGATCATGAACTCCGGAGCAGAAGGTGGCGAAACCGCCTTGAAACTGACCCGTAAGTGGGCCTATAAAGTTAAAGGGATTCCGCATAATCAGGCAAAAGTAGTCTTTGCAGCCGGAAACTTCTGGGGACGAACATTGGCGGCTATTTCATCATCAACAGATCCCAGTAGTACCAACGATTTCGGCCCCCTATTGCCGGGTTACATTGTTATTCCATATGACGACCTGACTGCGCTGGAGGATACGTTTAAAAGCGATCCGACTATTGCAGGTTTTATGGTAGAGCCGATTCAGGGCGAAGCGGGCGTTGTTGTGCCCCACGAAGGCTACCTACGGGGTGTACGCGACTTATGCACGCAGTACAACGTCTTGTTCATTGCCGATGAAGTCCAGACAGGCATTGGCCGTACGGGCAAGCGCATTGCCTGCGATCATGAAGGTGTTAAGCCAGATTTGCTTGTGTTGGGTAAAGCACTCTCGGGCGGAACAATGCCGGTATCGGCGGTACTAACGTCCGACGAAGTAATGCTAACCATTAAACCCGGCGAACATGGCTCGACGTATGGAGGCAACCCGTTGGCCTGCGTCGTTACTATGGAAGCTCTTCAGGTAGTTGAGGATGAGAAGTTGACGGAGAATGCAGCGGCTATAGGTGAAATTTTCCGCGCCCGGATGTCGGCCCTGAGTCAGAAAACCGAACTTGTGAAATCAGTACGTGGAAAAGGCTTGCTGAATGCCATTGTGATTACAGAACGGCCTGATCTCGGTGAAGAAACCGCCTGGGAAATCTGCCTGAAACTGAAAGACAATGGTCTGCTCACTAAACCAACCCACGGCGACAAAATCCGCTTTGCGCCCCCGCTCGTTATCAATGAAGAGCAAATGCATGAAGCCTGCGATATAATCGAGAAAACTATTCTTGAGTTTTAA
- a CDS encoding RNA polymerase sigma factor has translation MTIERQSDDFIWNALKQGDKLAFAELYQRYYSPLYSYGFKLLPEVGSVEDAIQDLFIELWRLRQNLSTADSVKFYLFRSLRRQLYRMSEKEKRADTVSSWAFADTTFHSAEQLLVEQEQEEQLAQRLTQLLQDLPQRQLEVVTLRFYENFKTREIAAIMGITEKSVRNTLHKALSHLREQIHYLAPLLGLLLVGLLALA, from the coding sequence ATGACTATTGAACGGCAATCTGACGATTTCATCTGGAATGCCCTCAAACAGGGCGATAAGCTGGCTTTTGCCGAATTGTATCAACGCTATTATAGCCCGCTCTACAGCTATGGCTTTAAATTACTCCCTGAAGTAGGTTCGGTTGAAGATGCCATTCAGGATCTATTCATTGAGTTATGGCGTCTGCGGCAAAACCTGTCAACGGCCGATTCCGTGAAGTTCTATTTGTTTCGCTCCCTCCGCCGACAGCTCTACCGAATGAGCGAAAAAGAGAAACGAGCCGATACCGTTTCTTCATGGGCCTTTGCTGATACTACGTTTCACTCGGCAGAGCAACTGCTGGTAGAGCAGGAGCAGGAAGAACAGTTAGCCCAACGGTTAACCCAGCTACTTCAAGATCTCCCCCAACGACAGTTGGAAGTGGTTACGCTTCGTTTTTATGAGAATTTTAAGACGCGCGAAATTGCGGCTATCATGGGCATTACTGAAAAGTCTGTTCGTAATACGCTTCACAAAGCCCTTTCTCATCTTCGTGAGCAGATCCACTATCTGGCCCCTCTGCTAGGCCTGCTTCTTGTGGGCTTGTTAGCGCTAGCCTAA